The sequence ggtaattatttccaaaacttaatttccctaatatattatttagttaattaattatctaaataatatattcttcccatatctcctaaaatcatcccttaattaccaatttgaaacatccactcaaacctaaaaaatggGATAGGGCCGGCTACCCCATTCAAAGTCTATTCCATCAcctttttttctaccttttccacctttccttcccttttaaattagccaatcaataccataaataataaaatatctcctttcatatttaattagccaattaattggctaattaaacctaaaataaaacctaaaaatccCATAGTAACCGGCCATATTCCCTCCCATCTTTTCcctaccttttttttattttcctccaCTTTATTACTCAAATAAAGCTAATCATTTAAGACCCCATTCATTtctattttattagccaataaaggggctaataaaaaaccacaaattgactaagaaaagggaagggtgtggccggcccttcCTTGGTGAAAAATGGGGAAGCCtaatcctataaataggctcctattctcaccaaaaattcattccaaacctcttgcaaaaattccaaaacactctaaacactatttctctctaaatttctaactttggcatcggaggttcttcggccaaagcccccccccattcatcgtgggcgcgtgaggcttttggccttaacctaaggtgctagttgttttgtaggtgcaaaaccgtccaagatcgaagaggtgaaaatttgcatccacaaattggtgctttcattgagagttgtaatccatactcgtagaagactctcgtacaaaaaggttttttctttattttctagtctatttgaatatttttcatacgttcttattattagaattttctacttgcaaaggttctttgataaaacgtataagaaaaatataatgactagaaatttagaaaattccgcaAGTAAAAATTCTagtattcaagaaatgggactacggagatccatgaggcaaaatgcgacaagaaggggagcggcatcatcaccacgagcttccaccatgggaaccaccgtgatggctacctcggtagccacccgcggcgaggtccatggtgccttcaccacggccgccatgggaaccaccacggtggctacttcggtagccgctcgtggcgaggtccatggagccttcaccacggccgccatgggaaccaccacggtggctacttcggtagccactcgtggcgaggtccatggagccttcaccacggcccgagtcgtgccatccaagtttacgtggaccaaagcccaagcctcgcattcacatgcaccgcgcattgagcagcctgctcccgtgatccagcctgctcttgtagcccagcctgctccaacGATCCAGCCTGCCCCAGTGATCCAGCTTGCCCCCGCAGCCCAGCCTGTTTTCATGGTTTCCCAAGCTGCCCAAGTCCGCCCGAGacaatctcaaccatccggaccaatCATCGAGGCTGAGGcgttttcaccacatttctctgcagatttgacattccccaactcaaatctcgcacttGGAGTTAACCACCCTTTCATTGTTCAAGGAGGTGCATTCCATCCAAGTTCTTCCAATCCGAATGGCGAACAAAACTTgtcccgacaagtcatagaattgacgagcgcccttgcacaacaaaccaccttggtgaatcaacttttacaaCGCACTGAGATGCATCGCGCTCACGATGAAGTTTCCCGGAGTAGAACAAGGGTAGACAAGGAGCCTTTTAAACAGCGTCCTGGAAAGCAGCCATTCAACCCATCACAAGTGGAGCATTCAGACAGTGCACACTCTCAATTGGGCCCCCgaaatagcgtatactcccgtcttagcgcgcggaggagcgtgcactctcggttAGGCCCACGAGCAagtatacattcacggttggggccacgctttgataatcaacatgggcAACCTTCCAGGCAAAGCATTCATTCGCGATTAGGCTCACAAGGAGTATCCTCCACATCACATCGGAGCAGGCAGCCTGACAAACGGAAGGAAACGATCGTTCAATCTGGCTCTAGTTCAACCGGGAGCCTGCAAAAAAAtccctcgcctgctaggaatctATCTCATCCATTGCAGCCACAGCGTAGACGAGCTGAGCAgaagaagagcagcctagaccggtAGAAAAAGACCAAGGGCAGCCaaaagctccgctaccccaacaaaagcAAATCCAAGAAGAGGTAGAAAGGCTTTTCAATGAATGGATGCGTGATTTTCGGCGCAACGAAATGGTTGATGAGGCACTAAGGCGAGATATGACCAACATGAGCAGGTCACCTTTCGcggatgagatcgagcaggcagagcctccgcgcaagtttagcatgccacacttcacatctttcaaaggagatGGGGATCCCGAAAGACACTTGAAGCATTACCAAAATGCGATGGTCCTTTATCGGAATAATGACGcccttatgtgcaaaatattcgccactactttacaaggcgaggcacaagattggtttcatACCTTGCCGGCACGATCCATCCagaattttgatgatctttccttggtcttcaccaaagaatactcatcttatcgatcgatcaagaagaagtccgaTCACCTGTTCAAcgtaaagaaaaacccaaaagagtcgcttcgcgattacgtgaagagattcaaagcagagaaggcgaaGATCGTCGGATGCGACAACTCGATAGCaagtgcagccttccaaaaaggattaccagcagaccacccactgtttggagaaatgatcatgaaagaagacctaactctagcagattcctttgctctggcagaaaagcatgcgctttgggacgaggctcgacAAGCAGAAAAGGCTCCCGAACAACCTCGAAAAGAGTTGGCAACTGCTCAAAAGAAGGATGAAAAACAACCCAACAAGGGCAGGCAGGAGTTCAAGCGCAGGGACCGACCCACGACCAAAGAAGGCCCGATGACCAACAACTATTCTAAGTTCTCAAttccgattcatcaaatccttcgAGACGTCAAGAAtgaaccatggttcaagttACCGAGGCAGTCAAAaggagatacttccaagttggaccaTACTAAGTACTGCGCATTCCACCGAGGTCCCGGTCACACAACCAACGATTGTTACACTTGGAAAAACTACCTAGAGAAACTCGTGAAAGAAGGCAAAGTCGATAGATATTTGGACAAGCCAGCTGAGCAGCCAAAAAGGAATGCAGACGGAGATGAAGAGCCACCAACTAAGACGATTCGAATCAATGGCATTTTCGCTGAGTCCGAGCACTTAGGGGCTACTAATAACtccaaaaagaggaagatccagcaAGCTTTACTAATCTCACAAGTTCATGCAGTCGATACCCAACCTGGACCTATCATTGGCTTCACAGACCAGGATGCAGAAGGAGTCGACTTCCCACACGACGATGCATTAGTAgtatctgtccaactagcccatgctatagtcgacaggatgatggttgacaatggaagtgcGGTCAACCTACTTCAACTTTCAGTCATTCAGAAGATGGGCTTGGAAAGTACAATCATACGCCGGGCAGAGGTACTTACTGGATTCAACGGACACACCTCAACTGCCATCGGTCATATCATACTTGACGTAAAAACACCGCCAGTCGTCTCAAAGCAAACATTCACGATTGTAAGCGACCATGGGATTCTTGGGAGACCTTGGTTGATCAAGCTGGATGCTGTCACTTCcgtcaagtatcaaaaaatcCGATTCCGCATCCCGGGAGGAGGAGTCGGAGAGATCAAGTCTGACCAGGCTTCATCCCGACGATGCACTGTGCAAATgttaaaagaaacaaagaagaagacctttaccccCGTAAAGGTTACCGAAGTCCAAAAGGGTAAAGAAATtgccaaatagcaattacagcaggTGGATCGAGAAGATGGCGCCCAAGCAGACAagataggatggaaacccgaGGAGGACGCCGaggacatcattcttgatccccagcAGCCAGAAAAGACGGCTAAAATTGGCTCACGATTAAGCCCAGacgagaaggaagaactcaaAATTTTCCTTAGGAAAAACCGAGATATCTTCGCATGGTCACCATCCGACATGCCTGGTATTGATCCCAAAGTAGCCTGCCACAAGCTGCACGTCTATCCAACTGCCAAACCGGTAATTCAAAAAAGAAGACATTTCGCTCCCGAACGAGTAGCGATCATCGAGGCAGAAATCGACAAACTATTGGAGGCCGGTttcatagaagaggtagcacactcgacatggcttgctaatgtcgtactagtcatgaagaaggagaagggcAAATGGAGGGTTTGCGTAGACTACACTGACCTCAACAAGGCATGCCCAAAAGACCATTATCCTGTCCCCCGGATTGATCTATTAGTAGATTTAACCTCTGGAAACCAGTTACTTAGTTTCTTAGACGCATACTCcggctacaaccaaatagccatgcatgagcccgacaaggagaaaactgCGTTTGTGATAGAGCGAGGCacttactgctacaaggtcatgccttttggcctcaagaacgcgggagccacttaccaaaggctagtaaatatgatgttcaaaaagcaaattggggtaaccatggaggtctatgtCGACGATATCATGGTAAAGGGCAAGCAGCGATCAGATCACATTCGCAATTTAGCAGAAGCTTTCAATATCCTTAGAaggtacaagatgaagctcaaccccACCAAGTGCACGTTTGGAGTATCTTCAGGTCgattcctagggtacttagtaacccaacgaggaattgaagcacatcccaagcaaatccaagcaatcatagagatgaaatctccaactaccttgaaggagatccaaagcttgaccggaCGAGCAGCCGCCCTCAATCGTTTCCTCTCACGATCCACCGATCGATGCAAACCCTTTTTCAAAGCTATCAGGAGGGCACAAAGAAACAAATGGGATGAAGAATGCGAAAAAGCTTTCCAAGACTTGAAGAGttatctcacatcacctcccttactatccaagccggaagcagcggaggatttatatatttatttggcAGTTTCCGAGGTAGCAGTGAGCTCTGctctcatacgagaagagttgggggcccaactgccggtattctacacttctaaagctcttctcgatgcggaaacaagatatccgaagattgaaaaattaattttggcgttagttgttgcggctcggaagctcagaccctactttcaagctcatacagTCATTGTTATGACTCAATATCCCTTACGATCAATATTACATGGTCCGGACgcttctcaacgagtgatgaaatgggcattggaacttggccaatatggTTTAGTTTTCCAACCTCGCACAgcgataaaggcccaagccttggcagATTTCGTGGCAGAATTCACACCTAGCCTAGGCAACGCAACAGTGCGGCCCAACGACGCCCCAGAAGCAGCAGAGAGTACCTTAGCCACACTTACTCCATCCAACAAAGATTTCTGGAACTTGCATGTCGACGGTGCATCCAACTATAAAGGCTCGGGAGCAGGTGTAGTTCTTGTTACTCCAGATGgctcaatgctcgagcaggcgatcaccctaggtttcaaagcatccaataacgaagcagagtacgaggctCTACTAGCGGGtctccgaatggcaaaagacttagcGGTGAAGAAactcgcaattcattctgattcccaactaatcaccagccaggctactggggaatacacggcaaaacacccaaggatggcacaatacctagagaaagtaCGCCAGCAGCTTGaagcatttcagacttacactctcactcaagttccgcGGGCAGACAATGCACATGCAGATGCACTAGCTGGTTTAGGCTCCGCCCTTGACCACCAATTCAAACGCTCCATTCCggtggaatatctagacaagccaagcatagagatgAAGTTGATAGCcgaagtgtcacaggttagtgtaACTCCCACTTGGCAAAGTCCAATTATAGACTACTTGGTCAACGGCACATTACCCACAGAAAGATTGGAGTCAAGGAAGCTCCAAATTAAGTCGGCACGCTACTATATGTGGAATGGCATTCTCGTCCAAAGATCCTACACcggaccacatctccgctgcctggcacctcccgatgacttgaaggttctaagctcaatccacgaaggcgtttgtgggaatcactctggaggtcgatccttagcccaaaaggctcttaacgcaggctattactggcctaccatgcaccaagatgctaaggagttagtacaaaaatgCGACCGTTGCCAACGCTACAAACCAGTACCAGCACTACCCGCTAGTGAGTTACA is a genomic window of Malus domestica chromosome 09, GDT2T_hap1 containing:
- the LOC139187823 gene encoding uncharacterized protein; this encodes MVDEALRRDMTNMSRSPFADEIEQAEPPRKFSMPHFTSFKGDGDPERHLKHYQNAMVLYRNNDALMCKIFATTLQGEAQDWFHTLPARSIQNFDDLSLVFTKEYSSYRSIKKKSDHLFNVKKNPKESLRDYVKRFKAEKAKIVGCDNSIASAAFQKGLPADHPLFGEMIMKEDLTLADSFALAEKHALWDEARQAEKAPEQPRKELATAQKKDEKQPNKGRQEFKRRDRPTTKEGPMTNNYSKFSIPIHQILRDVKNEPWFKLPRQSKGDTSKLDHTKYCAFHRGPGHTTNDCYTWKNYLEKLVKEGKVDRYLDKPAEQPKRNADGDEEPPTKTIRINGIFAESEHLGATNNSKKRKIQQALLISQVHAVDTQPGPIIGFTDQDAEGVDFPHDDALVVSVQLAHAIVDRMMVDNGSAVNLLQLSVIQKMGLESTIIRRAEVLTGFNGHTSTAIGHIILDVKTPPVVSKQTFTIVSDHGILGRPWLIKLDAVTSVKYQKIRFRIPGGGVGEIKSDQASSRRCTVQMLKETKKKTFTPVKVDREDGAQADKIGWKPEEDAEDIILDPQQPEKTAKIGSRLSPDEKEELKIFLRKNRDIFAWSPSDMPGIDPKVACHKLHVYPTAKPVIQKRRHFAPERVAIIEAEIDKLLEAGFIEEVAHSTWLANVVLVMKKEKGKWRVCVDYTDLNKACPKDHYPVPRIDLLVDLTSGNQLLSFLDAYSGYNQIAMHEPDKEKTAFVIERGTYCYKVMPFGLKNAGATYQRLVNMMFKKQIGVTMEVYVDDIMVKGKQRSDHIRNLAEAFNILRRYKMKLNPTKCTFGVSSGRFLGYLVTQRGIEAHPKQIQAIIEMKSPTTLKEIQSLTGRAAALNRFLSRSTDRCKPFFKAIRRAQRNKWDEECEKAFQDLKSYLTSPPLLSKPEAAEDLYIYLAVSEVAVSSALIREELGAQLPLRPYFQAHTVIVMTQYPLRSILHGPDASQRVMKWALELGQYGLVFQPRTAIKAQALADFVAEFTPSLGNATVRPNDAPEAAESTLATLTPSNKDFWNLHVDGASNYKGSGAGVVLVTPDGSMLEQAITLGFKASNNEAEYEALLAGLRMAKDLAVKKLAIHSDSQLITSQATGEYTAKHPRMAQYLEKVRQQLEAFQTYTLTQVPRADNAHADALAGLGSALDHQFKRSIPVEYLDKPSIEMKLIAEVSQVSVTPTWQSPIIDYLVNGTLPTERLESRKLQIKSARYYMWNGILVQRSYTGPHLRCLAPPDDLKNSKEMATDLDLAEERREQTITRIAAYQQQLISSYNKRAKIRQFQPGDLVLRKAFITARREGSKKMDPIWEGPYKINRVGGKDSYTIATMNDKEIEKQWNAYNLRKYHV